A window from Argopecten irradians isolate NY chromosome 3, Ai_NY, whole genome shotgun sequence encodes these proteins:
- the LOC138318784 gene encoding uncharacterized protein isoform X2 codes for MDRRCLYGIIFLLIICLLGALSFALVVLILPSPVNVSPHKDIFNSSVVASFVIDEIEKRDIGTEKTYLIMEWNSELQKMNFKHTEVFSSNFDFDYNLSLVMADDKATIGLSNTNESLAFCIEDLSISSWLGVLQHIVSDNNWLGGSKAHGCRGNLWYTKHKKDIIELCIFNKQLEYIVYQKIRATVTSWTHSDRRTIHIESNVLNGPCRNVTPLTCNLPTHPKIKRDSGLSPKTCLFVHGAGNPASGNSVSSSMSEYWGDIHTHTTNCDSHKFLIYNSKDNGWDTDQIHEHFCNVAATNGTIKNTVLFSHSMGNLVIAAALHRKKCTFHNTSSHWFSVEGPWTGSVVADTLSDICRKPSWIQKLIRSLLRSEGYCKPTDNSESDVYTTLKTNYVSPTGMRFDDLVTVGRKYVSGVMCGTSSWGQGADYTDSAALWIMQKYSDLEKPNDGMVAFDSCKLMTSVEFDTHSSYPFYKGEFNHADGTCRNGGCPCRWYDYMH; via the coding sequence ATGGATCGTCGCTGTTTATATGGTATAATCTTTCTACTAATTATCTGTCTACTTGGAGCTCTCTCTTTTGCATTAGTTGTCCTGATTCTGCCCTCACCTGTCAATGTAAGCCCACATAAGGACATCTTCAATTCGTCTGTCGTTGCCTCGTTTgtcattgatgaaattgaaaagCGTGATATCGGCAcagaaaaaacatatttgataaTGGAATGGAATTCAGAACTGCAAAAGATGAACTTTAAACATACAGAGGTGTTTTCATcgaattttgattttgattacaaCCTGTCTTTGGTCATGGCGGATGATAAAGCCACAATCGGTCTTTCTAACACAAATGAATCGCTGGCATTCTGTATCGAGGACTTATCCATATCAAGTTGGTTGGGCGTTCTACAACACATTGTCAGCGATAATAACTGGCTTGGCGGTTCAAAGGCGCACGGATGTCGCGGGAACCTTTGGTATACCAAGCACAAAAAGGATATTATTGAACTTTGCATTTTCAACAAACAACTAGAGTATATTGTTTACCAAAAAATCCGCGCAACCGTAACTTCTTGGACTCACAGTGACCGACGCACAATCCATATTGAGTCAAATGTATTAAATGGCCCATGCCGTAATGTTACTCCATTAACATGCAATTTACCCACTCATCCAAAGATCAAACGTGATTCTGGGTTATCACCAAAAACGTGTTTATTCGTACATGGCGCCGGAAATCCTGCTTCTGGTAACAGCGTTTCATCATCAATGTCTGAATATTGGGGCGACATACACACGCATACTACAAACTGTGATTCACACAAGTTTCTTATCTATAATAGCAAAGACAACGGTTGGGATACTGACCAAATTCATGAACACTTCTGTAATGTTGCTGCCACAAACGGAACCATTAAGAATACAGTGTTGTTTTCTCATTCTATGGGTAACTTGGTTATCGCGGCTGCACTGCACCGTAAAAAGTGCACCTTCCACAACACATCAAGTCACTGGTTCTCAGTGGAAGGTCCATGGACAGGAAGCGTTGTAGCCGATACTCTCTCAGACATCTGCAGAAAGCCGTCATGGATTCAGAAACTGATTCGCAGTTTATTGCGAAGTGAAGGCTACTGTAAGCCAACTGACAATAGTGAATCCGATGTGTACACGACCCTGAAAACAAACTACGTTTCCCCGACCGGGATGCGCTTCGATGATTTGGTAACCGTAGGTAGAAAGTATGTATCTGGGGTGATGTGCGGAACCAGCAGTTGGGGACAAGGTGCAGACTACACAGACAGCGCCGCACTTTGGATCATGCAGAAATACAGTGACCTAGAGAAACCGAATGATGGGATGGTCGCGTTTGACAGTTGTAAACTGATGACAAGTGTCGAGTTTGATACCCACAGCTCCTATCCATTCTATAAAGGCGAATTTAACCACGCCGATGGCACCTGTAGGAATGGCGGCTGCCCCTGTCGCTGGTATGACTATATGCATTAA